The Rosa chinensis cultivar Old Blush chromosome 7, RchiOBHm-V2, whole genome shotgun sequence DNA segment TCTTCCCTATAAACACACATAGACGGATAGACCCGCGTGACTTCAGTTCTGGTTTTTCACTCATCAATGAAGACCGAGGGCACTTGTCGTAAAGCCGAAAAATAATGGACGGTTATCAGAGAACTGCAAGGCCCATGTGGAAATCTGATCATGAAAGATACTAGATATCACAAAAGTGAGACAACCCTTTAACTAGAAACAGAACCGGGAATCATGTATTCCGCTGAACAATTAAAAGGTTGATTACCGCTAAATTTACGCTAATTTAGCACATTTGACCTGGGGAAGTGGAACTATGTATTCTGGTGGAGCCGCTGATGAACTTAAAAGGTTAATTACCGTTAAATTTACGCtaataatttatcaaaattattTATCAAATGATGCGTCTGTGCCTTACTCGATCTGATCTGAGCTTGATCGGAATTCCATTCATGTCGGGCTTGCATTATTTGATGAGCAAATTAGGTGATAGAGAAGCTATTGTaccattaatgaatttaaaaagCTTCAACTCAAGCCAGCCAGTTTACATACATGCATTTAGTGTACAGTAGAGCCGTTCACGGAGCAATAATTTCCGTCAAGGGCGGTTGGTCCTCCACGTCGGTGGATTGCGGCGGcggaggatgaggatgaggatgaggaggggagggagggaggcaCGTGCGACGGCACGTTGGACAAGAAGAGTGAGAAGACAGCCAGGCCTGTATACAGTGCGCGTGGAACCCATGCTTACACCTCTCCAACACCCTTATCCCCTCCCCATCCACGAACTCCGACAAGCAAATGGCGCACTCCGCCGCTGCCCCCGCCAGCTCCGCCTTCATCTCCGGCGAGTACACCAGCGTGGGTCCCCCATCAAAGCAGGGAGCCGCTGCCGCATTGGTCTTGAGCTGCACGCGAGCCAACTCGTGATGCGTCTGGGTAGGGTTGCTGCTGCTGCGGCGGTCGAGCTGCTCCTCCACTAGGTGAGTGCCGCGGAGGAAGCAGCGGATGGCGGCGTTGAGGCCGAGGGCGCAGATGAGAGCCGAGAGGAGGATGATGAGGACCATGGCTGCGTTGGCCTCGAACTCTTTAGAGCCGGAGTAGGGCCACCAGCGGCAGGCGTGAGCCACGCATGGCGCTGGCGTCGGAGGTGGCGAGGTGGAGAGTGGTGGTGGAGAGAAGTGGACTGTGCCGCTGAACTCGGCTACTGCTACTGCCGCTTCTAGTAGTATTCTCGGTGGTGGTCTCATTTTTCTAGCTGTGTCACCTAATCAAATAATTAACTGATCTCTGCTTCTCTGCTCTTGATAATTAACCCCGAGTTTTGCAGAAAGGgaaatgttctttttttttttttgatgtgagagagaaagagtagaAGGAGAtcgagaggagagagagagaaagagagaggttgcgtgagaagagaggagagagtggTAATTTAtaagggtagagagagagagagagagagagagagagagagagtgaggaggGTGGAGCAAGAAATGCATACGTGCTCTTGAGGTTGCCTTCTGCAACAAATTTGTCATGTTCTTATATTCATTCATGGATTTTCACATGTGTGGGTCATGCCATTCAGGAAAAGTTACCCTCATCCATCCGTTCTAGCAGAGTTCGAACTTCGAAGTCCAGATGTAAAAATACCCGCTAATTTTTGATGCATGTAACCAGTGATGATGTGCCCGTATTCGAGATTTACCTACCTAATGTAATAATGTTTGAATTTACCATGCATGTTACGCGTTTTTAAAATTTACCGTAAGTCTAAATTATCACGCATTTTACAAGTAAGTGATTGTATGTATTTGAGGTTTATCTTAAATTGAAATTTAATACCGTATTAAATAATTCGAGACTCGGCACAAATCTATCATACCTATTAATAATGTCCACAACTATGGTAATTGCGTGTATTTGAGAGTTACTATAAATCCTTTAGTAGCTCTATTTGAGGCttactttaaaaaaaagtcCAGATTATTAGTCTTACTGTTCTGTGAGTACTTGGTGGTCTAATCTTTGATTGGTTGTTTGATCTCGACATTTGACATTTACTTGTGGGAATATTACACTAACTACTTATGAAAAATGAACAATATTGCTGAGCTACAAGTCTCTGCTCAAGTTATAATTTACGACTGATTATAGGgtttagaaagaaagaaaggaatgaTTCTTACACTAAATACAAAGAGTTGAGCATAGAACCTAATTTTGGTATAGAACATCAGATATTTCACCTAAAATTCTTAGCGATCGAAAAATAAGTTCTATTtaagaaactaaaacaaaaagattaaGATCAAGACAACGAACCCTACAGCATAGAAAGTCATTTTCCTTTGGAATCGAAGCACTCTTAAAGAAAAATACTTGTTcttaaaaggaaaataatatATTCCTGAAAGAAGGAATGGGGTTTGGTTTGTTTGGAATTCAACCTTTGACTTCACACTAGCGTagttttgttgaaggaaaaaagAGTGTTTATTTAAGTTGATTCTTGGTTTCTCATTAAGGTATTCTAATTCAAGACGAGAAGCAATCAAGCAATAAGcaataatttttcttcttttcctatCTGAAAGAGACAGAAAGAGAGAGCGACTGTGTTGCAAACTATGTCTTGTTTTGCTAGCTAGAGAAAGGAAAACCAAGCAACAAAGAGGAAAGAACAGGGAAAAGCTTGGGAAATGTATTTTGATAAAAACATAGTCGTACTTGGTGGCAATAGTAGGGTTATAAATTTCGGTTTCCATGTTTTGCTCGCTTTCTTGCACATGGTTTGGCATTCATTGTAGGACGTTTTTTCATGAAAAGTTAGGAtttattacatttttttttcagaaattaatgaatttttttaatcatataagTTGTCGTTAGATTTCATTATATAATATTAATAACCGATAAttttataagaaaaagaaaaattcaaggtTGTCTTTTACTTTCTAGGCATTAAGGGTTACAATTAGGGTATCATTATCGCTAAAGTTCTTAATATTTGATCTGGTGAAGCACACAGTGATTTGGAAGTTATGGATATGAGGGTTGAGGGAAAGAGAGTTGGGAGCAGAGTGGACTCAGTGGAGTTCGAGAGTTCTTGAGTGTTTTAGTATCGGATATTTCAGACAACAAAAGTGTAGAGTTGAACTTTTGGTAAAGGAAGTAAACAAAGAAGTAAAAGTGGTGAAGGAAAGTAGGAAACCAAGAGTGACTCGGTTGATTGCAACCCGTCTCTTGTTTTGGTAGAGGAAGTAAAACCAaataagaaagagagaaaaaacaaggaaaagcaTGGAAATGTAATTTTAGCGATTCACTATAGTTGGTTATGGTGAATGGGTTTGTAATTTTCGGTCTTAACATTCGCTCTGTTGCATGTGATTTGGTATCCATAATTTTATGAAAactcaaaatttatttaaaatattttaCAAATTGAATAGTTTTTAGAATAATGTGATTCGTGATTAGATCTCACTAAATAATATTTTATGACCgatacatttaaaaaaaaatgcaatttcAAGATGTTTCTTCGATCCATTGAACTTTAAAGACTTATAACTAGcattctcccaaaaaaaaaaaaaaaaaaggagacttATAACTAGATTGTCGCTTTCATAAACATATTCTTAGTATTTCATTTTGTGAAGCTCACAGAAATTTCAAAGTGGATGGATTTTGGGGTTAACTGGGTAAGGGCAAGAGGGTTGGGAGTGGGTGTATGTGAGTGGAGTCAAGAGATTGAGTGTTTTAGGATCTGATTTCTAACAGCAGAGTGAAACACAATATAATAAGAAGTCATAATCATACAACCCCTTTGTAGTGACGGAAtccatatattgatatatatctaAAGTTCCAAACATAGAATGATCCGTGAGAAAATTTCATTTACATATATCTTTTATCATTTTcttataatttaatttaatttttttcacaAAATACTATTTGATCTAATAACTTAAGTTTCTTTTTTGTAAATAAGAGGTCATAAGTTTGACTGACAAAAAGTTAGTCgttaatatgattaaaaaaaaatatccctTATGAttataaaattcataattaatgtgccaaatatttacttttttcttgtttttctaaaacaaaagctaaatttaaacaaaagaaatatttGATTCGTTTGTATATTAATCAAATTAACCGGAAAACATGAGGATCCAATTGGTCCCATTGAGCTTCATGTATATCTGAACTCCTTTTCCTTGCATTTAAAACACACTAAAGATTGAGAGGCTCTTCTGgatatgatgatgaagatgacgatgatggaagcgctctctctctctctctgtgaagtTTCTCAATGAAGCCTTGATGTAATGATGTAACAAGTTGCAAAGAAAAAGATTGAGGGGATTAAAAAAGCAATAATAATCATAATGATAAGGTGGAGAGGTAGGTGGAGTAGATAATTACGCAAACAAAAGGTCTTTGTTCTTTGTAATTGGCTGATTGCCTACGAAGAACGGTGTGCTTTTTTACCTTCTTGTCACAGTTGTCTGGAgatattgaaaagtaaaaagagTGGATAAGCTGATCACAACGCTATTTTGGAGACATCGCAGCTTGTCAAGAACAGAAACAACAACCAGTGTTATACGATATTTTGGAACTATTGGAGGAAagagtgagatggttctcaatgATTTAAATAGAGACGAAGACGCTTCTAAAGTCCCATCTTCATCTCCATCCTTGATGACTCGGTTTGCCAGGTATCCGCAATGAAAAGACTTGTATATTTATTTCCATATCATTCCATAATGCTGGCAATCGTTCTGCTTCGACCTTCTTTTGTCACGAATATGTTAAATCAAAAGGTTAAAATGGAAGAGGAGGAGGTTGTTAGAAAAAAGTCGCTAACATTCCCTTATATCAACATTTTCTTATACCGGTAACGTTGCTTTTCTATCTCACTAATGGAGGCCATTAAGGCTCCGCATCATTTTTTAAATGCCATACAAATTCTAACTTTAGATACAACACAGTTGTTAAGAGTGACATACTATCATAATAAAATCTGACTTTGGGCATAACAGAGTTGTTAAGAGTGAAATCTGTCATAACGTAATTGAGTTTGTCCGAAAACACTTACTAaatttgtttataattgtgttATCTCATTTACGTAAGCCTCGTTAATTAAGAATGGGAACCCCAACAAAGAAAAGAAGCCCACAAGAGTAAGTGAACTTGGGAATTGATTTGTCACGCACCAAGTCGGCAAGTACAAATCAGTTATTACAAGTCGCATATGTGGCTGCAGGCTTCGCAGCCAGGCGTACCAGTCAACCACATAATTCCAGAACTTTCATGGTTAACAATAACAAGTAGCTCACAACCCGCGAAATCAACTATTCAAACCGAAGTTGCCAGCGTCAGAGGCAACTTCACAATCAGAATTAAAGTTCAAAGATGCATAGAAGGCTAGGAGTGGGGACTTGCATGGGACAAAGCCCATGCTCCTATAATCAATGATTTTGGTTAGGGCAGCCTTCAACAAAATTCTGTACAATAGTACATTAGTGCATGTATCAATCATAAACGCCTTGGCCACCGGGTTCGGAAGATTGTAATAAATATGGGTTATACGACAGGTCAGTTACACAAAAT contains these protein-coding regions:
- the LOC112176281 gene encoding RING-H2 finger protein ATL79, producing MRPPPRILLEAAVAVAEFSGTVHFSPPPLSTSPPPTPAPCVAHACRWWPYSGSKEFEANAAMVLIILLSALICALGLNAAIRCFLRGTHLVEEQLDRRSSSNPTQTHHELARVQLKTNAAAAPCFDGGPTLVYSPEMKAELAGAAAECAICLSEFVDGEGIRVLERCKHGFHAHCIQAWLSSHSSCPTCRRTCLPPSPPHPHPHPPPPQSTDVEDQPPLTEIIAP